The genomic region CCGGTCGGCCTCCCGTCCGCGCTGCTCGAAGCACCAGAGGTGGGCGTGCTCGTGGGCCGCGGTGGAGGCCAGCGACGCCTGCCACTCCTCGGCGTGGGTGTTGAAGGAAATCTCGATGGTGTCCGGGTAGTCGGCGTACCCGGCCGCTCCGTCGACCTCGCGGGTGACGAAGTCGCTGCCGTCCCAGCCGAGTTCGACCGACACGTCGGTCTCCAGTGGAAACGAGACGTTCGCGCTGGTCAGGGCGTCCTTGACTGTCTCTCTGGCTGCGCGCAACTCGCTGACGGTCGGGTGAATCTCGCGGGACATGGGCTGGCGGGGACGGCCGAAGCTACACGACCACGCGACAAAATGTCACACCCTTAGCAACCGTGGACAGCGATGGCTGGCGTGCGATTTCAGGCCCGCGGTTCGAGTTCGGCCGTGAAGTGCCGAATCTCTTTCATCTCGGGTTCCTTCGTGATTTCGAGGCCGTCGACCTCCTCGCGGTGGGCCCAGACCTCCTTCGCGGTGTCCACGATGTGCTCGATGTGCTCCTTGTGGTAGGTCCGGCGCGGGACGGCCATTCTAACCAGTTCGGGGCGGTCGCTGTCGGGGAACGCGAAACTACCCAGCTCGACACAGCGGACGCCACCCTCGCGGTAGAGTTCGCAGACGAGCGCCTGGCCGGGGAACTCCTCGGCCGGGATGTGCGGGAAGAACTCGCCCGCGTCGAGGTAGACCGCATGTCCGCCGATGGGCTGGAAGACGGGGAGGCCCTCTTCGGCCATGAGCTGGCCGAGGTACTGGACCTGCCCGACGCGGTCCGAGATGTACGCCTCCTCGACGGCCTCGCGGAGGCCGACGGCGAGCGCCTCGATGTCGCGCCCGGACATCCCGCCGTAGGTGGCGAAGCCCTCGTAGAGGATTCCGCGCTGTTTCACCTGCTCGTACAGGGTCTCGTCGTGGCAGGCGACGAAGCCGCCGATGTTCGAGAGGCCGTCCTTCTTGCCCGACATGACCGCGGCGTCGGCGTAGGAAAGCTGCTCGCGGGCGACCTCGGCGACCGACGAGTCGGTGAACTCCGCCTCGCGCTGGGTGACGAAGTAGGCGTTCTCGGCGAACCGGCAGGCGTCGAGGACGAACGTCGCGTTAATCTCGTCACAGAACTCGCGGACCTTCCGGGTGTTCTCGACCGAGACTGGCTGGCCCGCCGCGGAGTTGTTCGTGATGGTGAGGACCACGGCAGGAACGTTCTCCGCGCCGACCTGTTCGACGACCTTGCGTCCCTCCTCGATGGAGAAGTTCCCCTTGAAGTCGCCCTCGGCGTCGAGGTCGCGGGCCTCCGGAACCGGGCAGTCGACCGGGTCTGCGCCCTGGTTGGCGATGTGGGCGCGGGTCGTGTCGAAGTGCGTGTTGTTCAGGACCGTGTCCCCTTCCTCGACCAGCGCGCCGTAGAGGATGTTCTCCGCGCCGCGGCCCTGGTGGGCCGGGACGACGTACGGGAAGCCCATCACGTCCTCGACGGCCGATTCGAGGTTGTGGAAGCTGCGCGCCCCGGCGTAGGACTCGTCGCCGCGAATGAGTGCGGCCCACTGCTGGTCGGACATGGTCCCCGTCCCGGAGTCGGTGAGGAGGTCGATGAACACCGATTCGGAGTCGAGGTTGAACACGTTGTAGCCGGCCGCTTCCAGGTTGGCCTCGCGCTCCTCCCGGGCGGGGAGGTGGATGCGCTCGACCATCTTCGATTTGTACGCTGTCATTGACCCAGTATTGGGGCGAAAATGTGAAAGTCCTAATTGGCGCTGTCTGGCCCCGAATCGACAGAATCACCGATGGATGTACGAAGATGGTGAGCCGAGAACAGGAGTCGACACCAGCGGGCTGAGTGGAAGACGAACACGGCCTCAGTCGACCAGTTTCGGCGGTCCGACCGGCTCGATTCCCCGCTCGTCGAGGAACGACTCGAGGAAGTCTGCGCGCTCGCCGATCTCGTTCGGGCGGTGCGAGTCCGTCCCAATCGTGACAGCCACGTCGTACTCGCGGAGGATGTCGAGGAATTCCGGGTCGGGATGGACGAAGCCGGGGTCGCCCAGGGCGCGCCCCGCATTGATTTCGGGGACCGTTCTGGAGTCGGCGAAGGCCTGTGCTGCCTGCTCGTAGTGCTCGGTCGTGGCGCGCCCCCGAAGGTGCTCGGTACGTTCGATGAGGTCCGGATGGGCGGCGATGTCGAACAACTCCGAGTCGGCGAGCGCGACCAGCGCGTCGAAGTAGTCGTCGACGAAGGCATCGAGTTCGTCATCGGAGAGGTCCTCGAACTGCGGCGGGGCCTGCACGTTGTACTCGCCGACCGAATGGACGCTCCCGATGACGTAGTCGAAGCCTGCCTCGTCGAGGAACGCGCGAATCTCGGCCTCGTCACGCGGGTCGTAGTCCATCTCGACCGCGTCGTAGATGTCGATGTCAGCCCGTTCGCGCACCGTCTCGATGCCGTGCCGGCGGCGCTCGTACGTCATGTCGAGGTTGAAGCCGTACGCCGCCCGGAACGTCCGGGGGTCCTCTCGCTGCGAGACGTTGCAGTGGTCCGCGAAGCCGATTCCCTCGAGACCGGCCTGTGTCGCGGCGTAGACCATCTGCGTGAGGAAGCGGCCGTCGGAGTAGGTCGAATGGACGTGGAAATCTCTCACACAGTGTCTTCGGCCCCGATGTGATTTTA from Haloarchaeobius sp. HME9146 harbors:
- a CDS encoding PHP domain-containing protein, which translates into the protein MRDFHVHSTYSDGRFLTQMVYAATQAGLEGIGFADHCNVSQREDPRTFRAAYGFNLDMTYERRRHGIETVRERADIDIYDAVEMDYDPRDEAEIRAFLDEAGFDYVIGSVHSVGEYNVQAPPQFEDLSDDELDAFVDDYFDALVALADSELFDIAAHPDLIERTEHLRGRATTEHYEQAAQAFADSRTVPEINAGRALGDPGFVHPDPEFLDILREYDVAVTIGTDSHRPNEIGERADFLESFLDERGIEPVGPPKLVD
- a CDS encoding tryptophanase, whose protein sequence is MTAYKSKMVERIHLPAREEREANLEAAGYNVFNLDSESVFIDLLTDSGTGTMSDQQWAALIRGDESYAGARSFHNLESAVEDVMGFPYVVPAHQGRGAENILYGALVEEGDTVLNNTHFDTTRAHIANQGADPVDCPVPEARDLDAEGDFKGNFSIEEGRKVVEQVGAENVPAVVLTITNNSAAGQPVSVENTRKVREFCDEINATFVLDACRFAENAYFVTQREAEFTDSSVAEVAREQLSYADAAVMSGKKDGLSNIGGFVACHDETLYEQVKQRGILYEGFATYGGMSGRDIEALAVGLREAVEEAYISDRVGQVQYLGQLMAEEGLPVFQPIGGHAVYLDAGEFFPHIPAEEFPGQALVCELYREGGVRCVELGSFAFPDSDRPELVRMAVPRRTYHKEHIEHIVDTAKEVWAHREEVDGLEITKEPEMKEIRHFTAELEPRA